A single region of the Musa acuminata AAA Group cultivar baxijiao unplaced genomic scaffold, Cavendish_Baxijiao_AAA HiC_scaffold_117, whole genome shotgun sequence genome encodes:
- the LOC135655609 gene encoding uncharacterized protein LOC135655609 has protein sequence MANQGAKKRKEENKKHMTNLRRLIIASNIIYILVRMLMFHSSFTWKHWVGLLVTSIAYGFPYKQLDSMAKPTYSDDGELLDGGYDMTTGGICGYLHDLIYITSFVQITSILSGKFWWTYLVIPAFGAYKVTDLLKGSLLGGLGGEMEDEKSRKKREKTEKKASRSKIIKTRNR, from the exons ATGGCGAATCAGGGAGCCAAgaagagaaaggaggagaacaagaagCATATGACCAACCTCCGCCGCCTCATCATCGCCTCCAAT ATCATTTATATTTTGGTGCGGATGCTTATGTTTCATTCAAGTTTTACTTGGAAGCACTGGGTTGGTCTTCTTGTTACGTCCATCGCTTATGGATTTCCATATAAACAACTTGATAGTATGGCAAAGCCAACATACTCTGATGATGGAGAACTCCTCGACGGTGGATATGATATGACCACTGGTGGAATCTGTGG TTATTTGCATGACCTGATCTACATAACAAGCTTTGTACAGATAACATCCATCTTATCTGGTAAATTTTGGTGGACTTATTTAGTG ATACCGGCATTTGGTGCATACAAGGTGACTGATCTACTAAAAGGATCACTGTTAGGAGGTTTAGGG GGGGAAATGGAGGATGAGAAGAGCcgtaagaagagggaaaagacggAGAAGAAGGCTTCAAGAAGCAAAATAATCAAAACCAGAAATAGGTAA